The following proteins are encoded in a genomic region of Dokdonia donghaensis DSW-1:
- a CDS encoding carboxypeptidase-like regulatory domain-containing protein: MKTHKNLLTSQLSWLLALCIVLAFTPSTYAQKITNYIEVKGKIAESESKDEIAKATVTLIGTNLSTVSNNEGEFALKIPVKDANKQLKITALGFNEKIILLPENLKKPLKIKLDYSIINLDPANLVAYTDAKALVKKVLKKRKDNYLGNETVMTAFYRETIKKRSKNASLAEAVVNIYKQPNANSKKDQIRLVKSRKDTDYSKLDTIALKLQGGPFSALYVDVMKYPEYIFSPETMDAYTFRFGKVSEINGENVFVIRFKQRGEVLTPLYEGNLYIGATSLALVKATYALKLDNTDEVNEMFVRRKPSNVKIKPRNISYEVNYREKNGRWVYGYSKADLSFEVKKKRRFFKSIYTLSCEMAVTDWQLAPANASWEGDDEIDEYIIMADQNLGFGDPEFWGTYNVIEPEKSIESAIKKIQRRLERSEDRASLGGK, from the coding sequence ATGAAAACGCACAAAAATCTGCTCACTAGCCAGCTCTCGTGGCTACTTGCACTATGCATAGTACTTGCTTTTACACCAAGTACCTATGCCCAAAAAATCACGAACTATATAGAAGTAAAAGGAAAAATAGCCGAGTCTGAGTCCAAAGATGAAATCGCTAAGGCAACCGTTACTCTTATAGGAACTAACCTAAGCACTGTATCAAATAATGAAGGTGAGTTTGCTTTAAAAATACCAGTAAAAGACGCAAATAAACAGCTCAAAATTACCGCGCTAGGTTTTAACGAGAAAATTATTTTACTTCCAGAAAATCTTAAGAAACCACTCAAAATTAAACTCGATTATAGCATCATAAATCTTGATCCAGCAAATCTTGTTGCCTATACAGATGCAAAGGCCCTTGTAAAAAAAGTACTCAAAAAAAGAAAAGATAATTATCTAGGTAATGAAACCGTGATGACTGCATTTTATAGAGAGACCATAAAAAAGCGCAGTAAAAACGCATCGCTGGCAGAAGCCGTTGTAAATATCTATAAGCAACCTAATGCAAACAGCAAGAAGGATCAAATAAGGCTTGTAAAATCAAGAAAAGACACAGATTACTCAAAACTAGACACCATCGCCCTTAAACTACAAGGAGGTCCTTTTAGTGCGTTATATGTAGACGTAATGAAGTACCCAGAATATATCTTTAGCCCAGAAACGATGGATGCTTACACCTTTAGATTTGGCAAAGTATCAGAAATTAATGGTGAGAATGTATTTGTCATACGATTCAAGCAACGCGGGGAGGTGCTTACACCCTTATATGAAGGTAATTTATATATAGGAGCCACCAGCCTTGCACTTGTAAAAGCCACCTATGCGCTCAAACTTGATAATACAGACGAGGTGAATGAAATGTTTGTGCGTCGTAAACCTAGTAATGTAAAAATAAAACCACGCAACATTTCTTATGAAGTTAATTATCGCGAGAAAAATGGCAGGTGGGTTTATGGATATAGCAAAGCAGATCTATCATTTGAGGTAAAGAAAAAGCGACGCTTTTTTAAATCCATCTATACACTCTCTTGTGAGATGGCTGTTACAGACTGGCAACTCGCCCCAGCAAATGCCTCTTGGGAAGGTGATGATGAGATAGATGAATATATCATTATGGCAGATCAAAACCTAGGTTTTGGTGATCCAGAATTCTGGGGAACATACAATGTAATTGAACCAGAAAAATCTATAGAGTCTGCGATTAAAAAAATTCAGCGCAGGCTAGAACGCTCAGAAGATCGCGCCTCACTAGGCGGTAAATAA
- a CDS encoding thymidylate synthase, whose translation MKQYHDLMKHVLAEGNFKGDRTGTGTKSVFGYQMRFDLSEGFPMVTTKKLHLKSIIYELLWFLQGDTNVKYLQENGVRIWNEWADENGDLGPVYGYQWRNWNGDEIDQIKDIVETLKKNPNSRRMLVSAWNPSVMPDTAVSFSENVANGKAALPPCHAFFQFYVADGKLSCQLYQRSADIFLGVPFNIASYALFTMMMAQVCGYEAGDFIHTFGDAHIYSNHMEQVELQLSREIRTLPTLKINPEVKDIFGFTFDDFTLENYNPHPHIKGAVAV comes from the coding sequence ATGAAACAGTATCACGACTTAATGAAGCACGTACTCGCCGAAGGTAACTTTAAAGGCGATCGCACCGGTACAGGAACAAAAAGTGTATTTGGGTATCAAATGCGTTTTGACCTCTCAGAAGGCTTCCCGATGGTTACTACAAAAAAATTACACCTTAAATCTATCATCTATGAGCTTTTGTGGTTTTTACAAGGTGACACTAACGTGAAGTACCTTCAAGAAAATGGTGTGCGCATCTGGAATGAGTGGGCAGATGAGAATGGAGACCTAGGTCCCGTTTATGGTTACCAGTGGCGCAACTGGAATGGTGACGAGATAGACCAGATAAAAGATATTGTAGAGACACTTAAAAAAAATCCTAATAGCCGCAGGATGCTGGTAAGCGCTTGGAACCCTTCTGTAATGCCAGATACCGCTGTCTCTTTTTCTGAAAATGTTGCAAATGGCAAGGCTGCTTTACCTCCCTGTCACGCATTTTTCCAATTTTATGTAGCAGATGGAAAGCTAAGTTGCCAGCTATACCAGCGCAGTGCAGATATCTTTTTAGGAGTTCCGTTTAATATAGCTAGTTACGCACTATTTACAATGATGATGGCGCAAGTGTGTGGCTATGAGGCCGGAGATTTTATTCACACCTTTGGCGATGCCCATATTTACAGTAATCATATGGAACAAGTTGAACTTCAATTATCCAGAGAAATTCGTACTTTACCTACTTTAAAAATAAATCCTGAGGTAAAAGACATCTTTGGCTTCACTTTTGATGACTTTACTTTAGAAAATTACAATCCGCACCCTCATATTAAAGGAGCAGTTGCGGTATAA
- the egtB gene encoding ergothioneine biosynthesis protein EgtB has product MIVTEILLEFFLETRQHTERLCKPLEIEDYVVQPIVDVSPPKWHLGHTTWFFEEFILKHHKEGYTLFSDDFAFVFNSYYESIGKRVVRTDRGNLSRPTVDQVYAYRKYVTEALKDLLEGDVSAEVTKLLTIGIHHEKQHQELLATDIKYILGNNPLMPVYGGDISFRESVKETPQSQWTHITEGVYEIGHNTPEFCYDNELGRHKVYLHDYAISNTLVTNGEWIAFIEAGGYNKTLLWHAEGWDWVQKNNIECPMYWHKVGDKWYHYTLEKGLQEIDESAALAHISYYEAFAYAQYKGLRLPTEFEWEVASKHLDWGDRWEWTESAYLPYPGYKKEEGALGEYNGKFMVNQKVLRGGSVATPSRHTRHTYRNFFQTGLRWQFTGLRLAK; this is encoded by the coding sequence ATGATTGTTACAGAAATTTTACTCGAGTTTTTTCTTGAAACTCGACAGCACACAGAGCGCCTGTGTAAACCACTTGAGATAGAAGACTATGTCGTACAACCCATAGTAGATGTCTCGCCACCTAAGTGGCACCTAGGTCACACTACGTGGTTTTTTGAAGAGTTTATTCTAAAACATCATAAAGAAGGTTACACACTTTTTAGCGATGACTTTGCTTTTGTTTTTAATAGCTATTATGAGAGTATAGGTAAGCGCGTTGTGCGCACAGACAGAGGTAATCTATCAAGACCCACTGTAGACCAAGTATATGCTTACAGAAAGTACGTGACAGAGGCTCTTAAAGATCTTCTAGAGGGAGACGTTTCGGCAGAGGTGACTAAGTTACTTACCATAGGCATACATCACGAGAAACAACACCAAGAGCTACTCGCTACAGATATAAAATATATACTAGGCAACAACCCACTTATGCCTGTTTATGGAGGAGATATTAGCTTTCGCGAAAGCGTAAAAGAAACCCCACAATCACAATGGACTCATATAACCGAAGGCGTGTATGAAATAGGTCATAACACTCCAGAGTTTTGTTATGATAATGAGCTAGGCCGTCATAAAGTATACCTACACGACTATGCTATATCTAATACGCTGGTAACAAACGGTGAGTGGATAGCTTTTATAGAAGCTGGAGGATATAATAAAACATTACTCTGGCACGCCGAGGGCTGGGACTGGGTCCAAAAAAATAATATAGAATGCCCTATGTACTGGCATAAAGTAGGAGATAAATGGTATCACTACACACTCGAAAAGGGCTTACAAGAAATAGACGAGAGTGCCGCTCTAGCTCATATCTCATACTATGAGGCATTTGCTTATGCACAATACAAAGGACTACGCTTACCTACAGAATTTGAGTGGGAAGTAGCAAGTAAACACCTAGATTGGGGAGACCGCTGGGAGTGGACAGAGAGCGCCTATCTACCCTACCCAGGCTATAAAAAAGAAGAGGGAGCACTGGGAGAATACAACGGTAAGTTTATGGTAAACCAGAAGGTCTTAAGAGGTGGCTCTGTGGCAACACCAAGTAGACATACACGACACACCTATCGTAACTTTTTTCAAACTGGATTACGATGGCAATTTACAGGCCTACGCCTAGCAAAATAG
- a CDS encoding L-histidine N(alpha)-methyltransferase, with translation MTQTKPTIATAFHKEVEEGLTAFPKYLSSKFIYDKKGDKLFQDIMAMPSYYLTDCEYEIFETHKTAIAQAFTSKSGFELIELGAGDGKKTKILLEHLVTRGDTFTYLPIDISQNALDGLEESMNKDLPKVDIKPQQGTYFDVLEGLANYNSRKKVIVVLGSNIGNLLHPQAIDFLSNIQKAMSPGDLLFMGFDQKKNPQVILDAYNDPEGITAAFNKNLLHRINDEMDGTFNPEQFNHWETYDPETGTAKSYLVSKQDQEVRINALDLNVHFNAWETIHTEISQKYDDSIVEWLANESGLNIINDFADSKGYYKNYLFEKK, from the coding sequence ATGACACAAACTAAACCAACTATAGCAACCGCATTTCATAAAGAAGTTGAAGAAGGGCTTACGGCATTTCCAAAATATCTGTCTTCAAAGTTTATTTATGATAAAAAGGGAGACAAGCTCTTTCAAGACATTATGGCTATGCCTAGCTACTACCTCACAGATTGTGAGTATGAAATCTTTGAAACACATAAAACCGCCATTGCACAGGCTTTTACAAGCAAAAGTGGTTTTGAGCTTATTGAACTAGGAGCTGGTGACGGCAAGAAAACAAAGATTTTACTAGAACACCTAGTAACTCGCGGAGACACTTTTACTTACCTCCCTATAGACATTAGCCAGAATGCACTAGACGGTCTTGAAGAAAGTATGAATAAAGACTTACCGAAAGTAGATATAAAACCTCAACAGGGCACCTATTTTGACGTACTAGAAGGGCTAGCAAATTACAACTCTCGTAAAAAAGTAATTGTAGTACTAGGCTCAAACATAGGGAACCTTTTACACCCGCAGGCTATAGACTTTTTATCAAATATTCAGAAAGCAATGAGCCCGGGAGATTTACTTTTTATGGGGTTTGACCAAAAAAAGAATCCGCAGGTGATACTTGATGCTTATAATGACCCAGAAGGTATTACCGCTGCTTTTAATAAGAACTTACTGCACCGCATTAATGATGAGATGGATGGTACTTTTAATCCAGAGCAGTTTAACCACTGGGAGACTTACGACCCAGAAACAGGCACTGCAAAGAGCTATCTCGTGAGTAAGCAAGACCAAGAGGTACGTATTAACGCTCTAGATCTTAATGTACACTTTAATGCCTGGGAGACCATACATACAGAGATAAGCCAGAAGTATGACGACAGCATTGTAGAGTGGCTTGCAAATGAGTCTGGGCTTAATATTATAAACGACTTTGCAGATAGTAAGGGATATTACAAGAACTATTTATTTGAAAAGAAATAA
- a CDS encoding DUF427 domain-containing protein: MKAIWNNEVIAESDDTIVIENNHYFPHEAIKKEYFKSSDLHSTCPWKGKASYYSIEVNGKENTDAAWYYPEVSELAKSIENRVAFWRGVVVVE; this comes from the coding sequence ATGAAAGCAATATGGAACAACGAAGTAATAGCAGAAAGTGATGATACGATAGTGATAGAAAACAATCACTATTTTCCGCACGAGGCTATAAAGAAAGAATATTTTAAATCTAGTGATTTACACAGTACCTGCCCTTGGAAAGGTAAGGCATCATATTACTCAATAGAGGTAAATGGAAAAGAAAATACAGATGCCGCTTGGTACTATCCAGAAGTAAGTGAGCTAGCAAAAAGTATTGAGAATAGGGTTGCCTTCTGGCGTGGTGTCGTTGTAGTAGAGTAA
- a CDS encoding isoamylase early set domain-containing protein: MALTKKFLKTKPVCKVTFAIAASEADTVAVAGDFNNWDTTTPLKKLKNGTFKGTFDIPTEKSYEFKYVVDGEWVNEEAADGYQWNDYAAAENSVLEL, from the coding sequence ATGGCGCTTACTAAGAAATTTTTAAAAACAAAGCCTGTTTGTAAAGTAACCTTTGCGATTGCTGCTTCAGAGGCAGATACGGTTGCCGTAGCAGGTGATTTTAATAACTGGGATACCACAACACCTCTTAAAAAACTTAAGAACGGAACCTTTAAAGGCACCTTTGATATCCCTACAGAAAAGTCATACGAGTTTAAATATGTAGTAGATGGAGAGTGGGTAAATGAAGAAGCTGCAGATGGTTACCAATGGAATGATTATGCCGCTGCCGAAAACAGTGTTTTAGAATTATAA
- a CDS encoding aminotransferase class V-fold PLP-dependent enzyme, with protein sequence MKNFAKLFPILSQYTYLNTPSSGLLSVPVMEWRQEHDLDFLVQGSLLKENQGKILGSVREKVGELFSCEANRVALVPNFSYGFNTLLEGIKKHKKVLLLEGDYPSINWPFESRDFDVKYTQISPNLEEVVAQAFKKDTPDIFAFSLVQWLDGLKINQGFLKDLKALYPDTLFLADATQYVGTEVFDFDNSALDAIGASTYKWMNAGYGNGFFLFKESIVDRVAPSTTGFNSVQGKYKPQEGNFLGRFEPGHQDTLNYGSLGVAIDVINQLGMGVIDKRIKDINLKAKEMFLENRLLSKAIAERESHGAFFNIKGDDQTIIKLKNQDILTMVRGEGVRVGFHYFNTEDDLAYLLEVIRS encoded by the coding sequence ATGAAAAATTTTGCCAAACTCTTCCCAATCCTGAGTCAGTATACCTATCTCAACACACCTTCTTCTGGTTTACTCTCTGTGCCTGTGATGGAGTGGAGGCAAGAACACGATCTTGATTTCTTAGTACAAGGAAGCTTGCTCAAAGAAAATCAAGGTAAAATATTAGGGTCTGTGCGTGAGAAGGTAGGGGAGCTTTTTTCTTGTGAGGCAAATAGAGTAGCCCTTGTTCCAAATTTTTCATACGGTTTTAATACGCTACTTGAGGGCATTAAAAAACACAAAAAGGTACTGCTGCTAGAAGGAGATTACCCATCTATAAACTGGCCTTTTGAGAGTAGAGATTTTGATGTTAAGTACACTCAGATTAGTCCTAATCTTGAAGAGGTGGTTGCACAAGCTTTTAAGAAAGATACGCCAGATATTTTTGCATTCTCACTTGTGCAGTGGCTGGATGGTTTAAAAATAAACCAAGGGTTTCTTAAAGATTTAAAAGCGCTATATCCTGATACATTATTTCTTGCAGATGCTACACAGTATGTAGGTACAGAGGTATTTGATTTTGATAACTCTGCACTAGATGCTATAGGTGCGAGTACCTATAAGTGGATGAATGCTGGGTATGGTAATGGCTTTTTCTTGTTTAAAGAAAGTATTGTAGACCGTGTTGCACCTAGCACAACAGGTTTTAATTCTGTACAAGGTAAATATAAGCCACAAGAAGGTAACTTTTTAGGTCGTTTTGAACCGGGACATCAAGACACGCTCAATTATGGAAGTCTAGGTGTAGCAATAGATGTTATAAATCAACTTGGTATGGGGGTTATAGATAAGAGAATTAAGGATATAAATCTAAAAGCCAAAGAGATGTTTTTAGAAAATAGACTTCTTTCAAAAGCAATTGCAGAGCGCGAGAGTCACGGTGCATTTTTTAATATAAAAGGAGACGACCAAACTATAATAAAACTAAAAAACCAAGATATACTTACGATGGTGCGAGGAGAAGGCGTGCGGGTAGGTTTTCATTACTTTAATACAGAAGATGATCTAGCATATTTACTTGAAGTTATCAGGTCATAA
- a CDS encoding 2TM domain-containing protein, whose product MALFSKKTTTSIDPVQKELIENAQARVRQKKNLYRHFVAFLAGAILLIVINQVLNVGEEFKPFETPWFVWAILIWTFFFLIHLINVIVMSKFMNKEWEQKHLDRLVAKQKLRIAELEEGVQVSHPLPEKKSPILTDPNTSLDNQNTPL is encoded by the coding sequence ATGGCACTATTCTCAAAGAAAACAACAACATCTATAGATCCAGTTCAAAAAGAACTTATAGAAAACGCTCAAGCTCGCGTAAGGCAAAAGAAAAACCTATACAGGCACTTTGTAGCTTTTCTAGCAGGAGCAATACTTCTTATTGTAATTAATCAAGTGCTTAATGTGGGTGAAGAGTTCAAACCTTTTGAGACTCCTTGGTTTGTATGGGCAATTCTTATATGGACATTTTTCTTTCTCATACATCTCATAAACGTCATTGTAATGAGCAAGTTTATGAATAAAGAATGGGAACAAAAACACCTAGACAGACTCGTAGCCAAACAAAAACTACGCATCGCAGAGCTAGAGGAAGGCGTGCAAGTCTCACACCCTTTACCAGAAAAAAAAAGTCCAATCTTAACAGACCCAAACACCTCACTAGACAACCAGAATACTCCCCTATGA
- a CDS encoding dihydrofolate reductase, producing the protein MITMIAAAAENNALGKNGEIPWHLPDDFRHFKKLTTGHHIIMGRKTWESFPKPLPNRTHVVITRDKQYNPPGATVVHSLEDALAYCKQEAHTFIIGGGEIYKLGMPYATHIELTRVHNEYAADAFFPEIPESEWQLVNSTFHDVDDKHKSGFTFQSWKRK; encoded by the coding sequence ATGATAACAATGATAGCAGCAGCTGCCGAGAATAATGCACTAGGTAAAAATGGAGAAATACCCTGGCATCTTCCAGATGATTTTCGTCATTTTAAAAAACTCACCACAGGTCACCATATTATTATGGGGCGTAAAACCTGGGAGTCTTTCCCAAAACCGCTACCTAACAGAACACACGTAGTCATTACAAGAGATAAGCAATACAACCCGCCAGGTGCTACCGTTGTGCATTCCCTAGAAGATGCGCTGGCATATTGTAAGCAAGAGGCTCACACATTTATTATAGGCGGCGGCGAGATTTATAAACTAGGTATGCCATATGCTACACACATAGAACTTACCCGAGTACATAACGAGTATGCGGCAGATGCGTTTTTTCCAGAAATACCAGAGAGTGAGTGGCAACTTGTAAACAGTACCTTTCACGATGTAGATGACAAACACAAAAGCGGCTTTACTTTTCAAAGCTGGAAGAGAAAGTAG
- the fabD gene encoding ACP S-malonyltransferase, whose translation MKAYIFPGQGAQFSGMGLDIFEKYPDAQDLFLKANDILGFNITDVMFEGTAEDLKETKVTQPAIFIHSIALKSVMTDFAPAMVAGHSLGEFSALVASGALSFEDGLKLVSQRAQAMQKACEIQPSTMAAVLGLEDAVVEEVCEQTPGVVVAANYNCPGQLVISGEIEAINKACETMKEKGARRALVLPVGGAFHSPMMEPAREELAAAIEATKFTKPICPIYQNVTASAITDASQIQANLIAQLTAPVRWTQTIQQMIADGGTEFIEVGPGKVLQGLMRKINRDVAASGAVLPE comes from the coding sequence ATGAAAGCATATATATTTCCAGGTCAAGGTGCTCAGTTCTCAGGAATGGGATTAGACATTTTTGAAAAATACCCAGATGCTCAAGATCTTTTTTTAAAGGCAAATGATATTTTAGGTTTTAATATTACTGATGTAATGTTTGAAGGAACTGCAGAGGATCTTAAAGAAACTAAAGTAACACAGCCTGCTATCTTTATACATTCTATAGCACTTAAATCTGTTATGACAGATTTTGCACCGGCAATGGTGGCTGGTCACTCACTGGGAGAATTTTCTGCCCTTGTAGCAAGTGGCGCATTAAGTTTTGAAGATGGATTAAAGCTTGTGAGCCAGCGCGCACAGGCTATGCAAAAAGCTTGTGAGATACAGCCATCTACTATGGCAGCCGTATTAGGTCTAGAAGACGCCGTGGTAGAAGAGGTGTGTGAGCAAACACCAGGAGTTGTGGTAGCCGCAAATTATAATTGCCCAGGCCAGCTTGTAATATCTGGAGAGATAGAAGCCATAAATAAAGCCTGTGAGACTATGAAAGAAAAAGGTGCACGTAGAGCGCTTGTGCTTCCTGTAGGTGGAGCTTTTCACTCACCTATGATGGAGCCAGCTAGAGAAGAACTAGCCGCGGCTATAGAGGCAACCAAGTTTACAAAACCTATATGCCCTATATACCAGAATGTAACTGCTAGCGCTATAACAGATGCTAGCCAAATACAGGCAAACTTAATAGCACAACTTACCGCTCCAGTAAGGTGGACACAAACCATACAGCAAATGATTGCAGATGGTGGTACAGAGTTTATAGAAGTAGGCCCTGGTAAAGTGTTACAAGGCCTTATGAGAAAAATAAATAGAGATGTAGCTGCAAGCGGCGCAGTGTTACCTGAATAG
- a CDS encoding LexA family transcriptional regulator, translating into MGTNDLPSEIRRFKEVREDHDFTQAEFAEKLGIKNSTADIERGRTKLSGQVITELLRLFQINPLWIYGYSKQKHLNPDKGDISPKVVIVDKEDNENMVLVNQKAAAGYPNNIADVEWYQNLPAFDFPIPQYRNATYRGFQVEGDSMLPNFRPEDWVLAKGVESLEYASDNKVYVIVMQDAVVVKKLQKLPDSSRVLLISSNEEYAPYEVAVSDIQEIWQVNSKLTFNLDEGSSNNLLKELQQSMLELKAQMTEFKA; encoded by the coding sequence ATGGGAACAAATGATTTACCTTCAGAAATACGTAGATTTAAAGAAGTGCGTGAAGATCACGACTTCACACAAGCAGAGTTTGCCGAAAAATTAGGCATAAAAAATAGTACTGCAGATATAGAGCGCGGCCGTACAAAACTCTCTGGCCAAGTAATTACAGAGCTACTGCGCCTTTTTCAAATAAACCCACTATGGATTTACGGTTACAGTAAACAGAAGCACCTTAACCCAGATAAAGGAGACATAAGTCCTAAGGTTGTCATAGTAGATAAGGAAGATAATGAAAATATGGTTTTAGTAAATCAAAAAGCCGCTGCGGGTTATCCTAATAATATTGCAGATGTAGAGTGGTATCAAAACCTGCCTGCCTTTGACTTCCCCATACCTCAATACCGTAATGCTACTTACAGAGGTTTTCAAGTAGAGGGCGACAGTATGCTCCCTAACTTTAGACCAGAAGACTGGGTACTTGCAAAAGGTGTAGAAAGTCTTGAGTATGCTAGTGATAATAAAGTATATGTAATTGTTATGCAAGATGCTGTAGTGGTAAAAAAACTACAAAAACTTCCAGATTCATCGCGTGTACTTCTTATATCAAGTAATGAAGAGTATGCACCTTATGAGGTTGCTGTAAGCGACATACAAGAAATATGGCAAGTAAATAGTAAGCTCACTTTTAATCTAGATGAAGGTAGTAGCAACAATTTACTTAAAGAACTACAACAGTCTATGCTTGAACTCAAAGCACAAATGACAGAATTTAAAGCATAA
- a CDS encoding DUF2461 domain-containing protein, producing the protein MNFQDTYDFLEKLQQNNSKEWMDAHRKEYHHIRDNHINWLNKLNAKLAEVDRAYFDTPGKKAINRINNNLMFHPNKPIYKDHIGAGLDQRTKQGDFYIEIGLKHNLVAGGYWKPKKEILDSIRDAIDYNGEELKAILEKPSFIKAFGNLWDQDKLKTAPKGFSKDHPHIDLLRYKTLAVETTLSRKQVLSKDFDALLIEMYKEMLPFRRYLREAVSVLA; encoded by the coding sequence ATGAACTTTCAAGATACCTACGACTTTCTCGAAAAACTTCAACAAAACAACTCTAAAGAGTGGATGGACGCTCATCGCAAAGAGTATCACCATATTAGAGACAACCATATAAACTGGCTCAACAAACTTAATGCGAAGCTGGCGGAAGTAGATAGAGCGTATTTCGACACACCTGGTAAAAAGGCTATAAACCGTATCAATAACAATCTAATGTTTCACCCAAACAAGCCTATTTATAAAGACCATATAGGCGCAGGACTGGACCAAAGAACTAAACAAGGGGATTTTTACATTGAGATAGGTCTTAAACATAATCTTGTGGCCGGTGGTTACTGGAAGCCTAAAAAAGAAATTCTAGATAGCATACGCGATGCGATAGATTATAACGGAGAAGAACTCAAAGCTATATTAGAAAAACCCAGCTTTATAAAAGCCTTTGGGAACCTATGGGATCAAGATAAATTAAAAACCGCACCAAAGGGTTTTTCTAAAGACCACCCACATATAGATTTACTGAGGTACAAAACTCTTGCGGTGGAGACTACGCTTTCGCGAAAGCAAGTTTTATCAAAAGATTTTGACGCACTACTTATTGAAATGTATAAAGAGATGCTCCCTTTTAGAAGATACTTGAGAGAAGCCGTATCTGTGCTTGCTTAA
- a CDS encoding 3-deoxy-D-manno-octulosonic acid transferase, protein MHTLYSLLMRLVQTVLPLAGNFNKKLQKSITGRKDTIKILNAELITGKKTLWMHAASLGEYEQGVPILKALTEHYPDHQWVISFFSPSGYEIKKNNAFAKATIYLPLDTTSNVSTYLDTIKPEVAFFVKYEFWPNYLRELKRRKIRTFLISGVFRESQPFFRPYGKWMIKSLESFEHFFLQDQNAAEALEKLGFQNYTISGDTRFDRVSQQLTMDNTLDFVSKFKKDNLCVVCGSTWPEDDKLIIDYINNHKGKAKFIIAPHEIKEEKISAFIRACTARVARYSTMDINTLKDYDVLIVDTIGLLTKIYSYADVAYVGGAMGNTGLHNILEPATFGVPILIGPHFNKFPEAKILQQLAGLYAVASQDQFDERLNKLLSDDKFRAQTGMIAGHFINSNTGATRAVIDYIKDSN, encoded by the coding sequence ATGCACACACTGTATTCTTTATTAATGAGGTTAGTCCAGACTGTATTACCGCTTGCTGGAAATTTTAATAAAAAGCTTCAAAAGTCTATTACAGGTAGAAAGGATACCATTAAGATTTTAAATGCGGAGCTCATAACTGGAAAGAAAACGTTGTGGATGCACGCCGCTTCTCTAGGAGAATATGAGCAGGGTGTACCTATATTAAAGGCTCTTACTGAGCACTATCCAGACCACCAGTGGGTGATAAGCTTCTTCTCTCCCTCTGGCTATGAAATAAAGAAAAATAACGCTTTCGCGAAAGCGACCATCTACCTACCACTAGACACCACATCAAACGTTAGTACTTACTTAGATACCATAAAACCAGAGGTAGCTTTTTTTGTTAAGTATGAATTCTGGCCTAACTACCTACGAGAGCTAAAACGCCGAAAGATTAGAACCTTTTTGATTTCTGGGGTTTTTAGAGAAAGTCAGCCTTTTTTTAGACCTTATGGTAAATGGATGATCAAATCACTAGAGAGTTTTGAGCATTTCTTTTTACAAGATCAAAACGCTGCCGAAGCTTTAGAAAAGCTAGGATTTCAAAATTATACAATAAGTGGAGATACTCGCTTTGACAGAGTGAGCCAGCAGCTTACAATGGATAATACGCTTGATTTTGTCTCAAAATTTAAGAAAGACAATCTCTGTGTGGTATGCGGAAGCACTTGGCCAGAAGATGATAAACTAATTATAGACTACATAAACAATCACAAAGGCAAGGCCAAATTTATTATCGCTCCACACGAGATTAAAGAAGAGAAAATATCAGCATTTATAAGAGCTTGTACCGCTAGAGTCGCTCGTTACTCTACAATGGATATAAATACTCTAAAAGATTATGATGTACTTATAGTTGATACCATAGGACTTCTTACTAAGATCTATAGTTATGCAGATGTAGCTTATGTAGGCGGTGCTATGGGGAATACAGGATTACACAATATTTTAGAACCTGCGACCTTTGGAGTGCCTATTCTTATAGGTCCTCATTTTAATAAATTTCCCGAGGCAAAAATACTCCAGCAGCTTGCTGGATTATATGCGGTTGCGAGTCAAGATCAATTTGACGAGCGACTCAACAAACTACTCAGTGATGATAAGTTTAGAGCTCAGACAGGTATGATCGCAGGGCATTTTATAAATAGTAATACTGGGGCTACGCGAGCTGTAATAGACTATATCAAAGACAGCAATTAA